A DNA window from Coffea arabica cultivar ET-39 chromosome 6c, Coffea Arabica ET-39 HiFi, whole genome shotgun sequence contains the following coding sequences:
- the LOC113693346 gene encoding uncharacterized protein: MNRILIDGGSAVNIMSVRAMKELGISSDELSQSRLMIQGFNQGGQRAIGLIRLELLIDELSSSALFHIIEAKTSYNMLLGRPWIHENEIIPSTLHQCFKYCRDGIVKKVVADDKPFTEAETHFADAKFHLHKEAKRKESVREESQDSKVPILRYTLRSKREEGQSSFIRNDTLNVPLTKIEPVKIEKVSLQGFVRPKEEPAVEHYSLPTNRTQEGFDPNAYRLLAKAGYNPNEKNTLGKLPPEVTGERTHGLTPTQKMLKERGYNIESSSMGLSYQPPSPVRIMIKRASCNYVNEEMEVTSRKRSVFDRLGNKSKRTSVFDRLGPQPKNLKSPIYERLGSKKQEYQVAKDESLTLIKKNGPRKRVSNFFIHYGDLFNVRIETIFEEQDQESMASYRHITISDLEEEEEDADDAPAEFEQGVKNTVDALKEINFGTIDDPRPIYISSCMTPEEEKEYVDLLLEFKDVFAWNYSEMPDLDPRVAVHNLSVKRGTKPVKQTQRRFQPELIPLIENEIN, encoded by the coding sequence ATGAATCGGATACTCATTGACGGAGGATCTGCTGTCAATATCATGTCCGTGCGTGCTATGAAAGAGTTAGGAATCTCAAGCGATGAACTTTCCCAGAGCCGCCTCATGATCCAAGGATTTAACCAAGGGGGGCAAAGAGCAATTGGCCTCATAAGACTTGAATTGCTCATTGACGAGTTGTCTTCAAGCGCGTTATTTCATATAATTGAAGCCAAAACCTCTTATAATATGCTCTTGGGAAGACCCTGGATTCAcgagaatgaaattataccGTCTACTCTGCATCAATGTTTCAAATATTGTCGAGACGGTATAGTTAAGAAGGTTGTGGCCGATGATAAACCTTTCACTGAAGCCGAAACTCACTTTGCCGATGCCAAATTTCATCTTCacaaagaagcaaaaagaaaggaatcggTAAGGGAAGAAAGTCAAGATTCCAAAGTACCCATTTTGCGGTATACTCTAAGATCAAAGAGAGAAGAAGGTCAGTCTTCTTTTATCAGAAATGACACATTAAATGTTCCGCTCACCAAGATAGAGCCTGTTAAAATTGAGAAGGTGAGCTTGCAAGGGTTTGTTCGTCCCAAAGAAGAACCGGCAGTGGAACATTACTCGCTACCAACTAATCGGACTCAAGAAGGTTTTGATCCAAACGCCTATAGACTTCTTGCTAAGGCGGGTTATAACCCAAATGAGAAGAATACATTGGGCAAACTCCCTCCTGAAGTGACTGGCGAGAGGACTCACGGATTGACACCTACGcagaaaatgttgaaagaaaGGGGGTATAATATTGAAAGTTCATCGATGGGTCTTAGTTATCAACCGCCCTCTCCTGTTCGTATAATGATCAAAAGAGCGAGTTGTAACTATGTGAACGAAGAAATGGAGGTCACAAGCCGAAAGAGATCTGTGTTCGATCGATTGGGAAATAAGTCAAAACGTACTTCAGTGTTTGACAGACTTGGCCCGCAGCCGAAAAATCTGAAGTCGCCCATCTATGAGAGATTAGGCAGTAAGAAACAAGAGTACCAAGTTGCCAAGGATGAAAGTCTTACTCTAATAAAGAAGAACGGACCAAGAAAGCGAGTCTCCAATTTCTTCATACACTATGGagacttattcaatgtaagaatTGAAACTATTTTTGAAGAACAGGATCAAGAAAGTATGGCTTCCTATCGTCATATTACGATCAGTGatcttgaagaggaagaagaagatgcagatGACGCTCCCGCTGAATTTGAACAAGGAGTAAAGAATACAGTCGATGCGCTAAAGGAAATTAATTTTGGCACAATTGACGACCCTCGCCCAATTTACATAAGTTCTTGTATGACCCCTGAAGAAGAGAAAGAGTATGTTGATTTGCTACTCGAGTTCAAAGATGTCTTTGCCTGGAATTACTCAGAAATGCCCGATTTGGATCCTAGGGTCGCTGTTCATAATTTATCTGTCAAGCGAGGAACAAAACCTGTCAAACAAACTCAAAGACGCTTTCAACCCGAATTGATTCCTCTTatagaaaatgaaataaattga
- the LOC140008839 gene encoding uncharacterized protein has protein sequence MAKPVLSDRLARWYLQFQQFEIIYVPAKAVKGQILVDFLADHPIPAEWELTDELPDEEVFMVESPWSMYFDGAAHRDGAGAGVVFYTPEADILPYSFILTRRYSNNVAKYQALILGLETAVDMKQLHLRVYGDSKLVVNQLLGIYDVKKPELIPYYKYARQLMRYLDSVTKNISLEISTNKLTLWQGWRP, from the coding sequence ATGGCAAAACCTGTACTGTCTGATCGGCTCGCGAGATGGTACCTCCAGTTTCAACAATTCGAAATTATTTACGTACCTGCGAAGGCTGTCAAAGGACAAATATTGGTAGACTTTTTAGCCGATCATCCCATACCTGCCGAGTGGGAGTTGACTGATGAGCTTCCCGATGAAGAAGTGTTTATGGTCGAATCTCCATGGTCGATGTATTTCGATGGAGCTGCTCACCGTGATGGAGCTGGTGCGGGAGTTGTCTTTTATACTCCTGAAGCAGATATATTGCCGTACTCTTTTATTTTAACACGCCGGTACTCAAACAATGTGGCCAAATATCAGGCGTTAATTCTTGGTCTTGAAACGGCTGTAGACATGAAGCAGTTGCATCTTAGAGTCTATGGTGATTCAAAATTGGTGGTAAATCAACTTCTTGGTATTTATGATGTCAAGAAACCTGAATTGATCCCATATTATAAGTATGCAAGACAACTCATGAGATATTTGGATAGTGTCACTAAGAACATATCCCTAGAAATTTCAACCAACAAGCTAACTCTTTGGCAAGGGTGGCGTCCATGA